Genomic DNA from Nonomuraea rubra:
GGAGCGGATCAGCCTGGACGCTCTGGCGTCGGCCGAACGCTGGCGCGACCTCTCGGTGTGATCCTGGATGCCATTCATTGGGAAAGTGACATTCCGTAATGCAATGTGGAATTTCGTGATTATAACTGTCAATGAATGCACATAAAAGGGGTGATTTGGGGTTTACATAAACGCGTTCCGTTCGTAACATCCCACTCATGGGAGCGCTCCCAAAAGCCGATCCGGCGATGAGACCGCAGCTACGGGATGACGTACGGTTCGTCGAGAGCCCCGACGGCGCCTACGTCCACAGCGACTACGGTGCGTGCACACTGCGCGGGCGGCAGGCGTACGCCTGGCTCGCCAGGCTGGCGCCCGTGTTGACCGGCCGCCACACGCTGGCCGAGCTCACCGAGCACCTTTCCGGTGACCGCCGGGCCATGGTGGAGCAGCTGGTGGGGCGGCTCGCCGAGCAGCGGTTCGTGGTGGACGCGCGGCAGGCGCGGGCACACGGGCTGAGCGGTGAGGAGCTGCGGGCGTACGCGGAGGAGATCGCCTTCATCGGGTACGCGCTGGGCTCGCCGGAGTCGCGCTTCGAACGCATCCGCCGCGCCCACCTGGTGCTGACCGGCTCGGGGCCGCTGCTGGAGGCACTGGCAGAGGCGTGTGCCGGCGCGGGATGGCGGCGGGTCACGGTGATCTCCCCCGAGCCCGGGCGGGCCGTCCAGGCCGCCGAAACCGCCCGCCGCGACCCCGCCCAGGAGTTCCACCCGCTCTCCTCCTCCACCGGCGTCGCGGACGCGCTCGGGGACGCCGACGTCGTGCTCCAGGTCGGTACGGACCTCGATGACCTGGTGGCGACGGCCCGCGCCTGCGAGGCGGCCGGGGTCGTGCTGGGGCAGGCGCTGGCCGGGCCGGCGGAGGTCTGGCTCAGCCGGGTGGGACGGCCCTCGCGGACGGCGGGGGAGTCGGGCTGGCATCGCCTGGCCGGGCTGCCCAGCGCGGCTCCGGTCGCTCCGGACGAGGACCTGCTGTCCGGGCCGGTGCCCACGGTGGTCGCCGCCGTGCTGGCGCTCGCCTGTTTCTCCCACGTGACCGGGCTCGACACGACGTCGGAACGTACGCTCACCCGGATCGACCTGCGCACTCTCGACACGCTCCCGCACCGGTTCCTGCCCCATCCGCGCGCGGGCGGCGGCAGACCCGGGGCGGTCGAGGAGCTGACGAAGGCGCTGGCGGCGGCCGGGCCGGTCACCGCCTCCCTTGACGCGGACGGGCTGCTCGCTCGCACCGCCGACCTGGTCGACCCCCGGACGGGCGTGCTGGGCATGCTGGACGAGCAGGCGCTGGTGCAGTCGCCGCTGGCGGTGTGCCAGGCGGTCGTCTCCGACCCGTTCGGCGCGCTGCCCGGCTGGGCGCCGGGACCGCGGGCGTTCGGCTGGGGTCCCGATCAGCGGACGGCCCGGCTGCGCTGCCTGCTCGCCGCCCTCGCCACGTACGGCCTGCTCGCTCTCGGCACCCAGGACGGGCCGGCCTGGGGCGTGGAGCTGCCGGACGGGCGCCCCCGCCCCATACCCGAGCCCGGCCTCCAGCTCACCGGCGCCGGCACGCTGCGCCCGCCGAGCGGCACCGGCACTCGCACACTGCAGCCGCCGAACGGCGCGGCCACCGGCGCGATGGAGCCGCCGATGGGCATCGGTGCCGGTTCGAGCTGGGCCGAGGCGCTGGCTGCCGGGTTGCGGGCGCACTGCGAGCACCTGCTGGCCGCCCGCCTGCCAGCCGCCGACGACACCGTTGCGGGCACACCGGTAGAGCCCGGGGGAGACCCGGCCGCGGAGGCGCTGCTGCGACAGCTCGTCCTGGCCGGCGAAACCCCGCACCTCCGCGACCACACCACGTCCTTCGGAGCCCCCGCCATCGCCCTGACCACCCCCGCCCTGGGAACGGTCGTGTCGGTGTCCGGCACCGTCGCCGACGCCCTGCGCGACGGCCTCGAACGGCTGCTGCTCCGCTGGCAGTCCCGAACCGCCCGGCAGCCCGCGTACGCCACCGCCCACCCCCTCTGGCCACCGGACGGCGACCCGGCCGAGGCCGTGCGGACGATGGCGGGCGCGCTGCGCCGCGCGGGCAAGGTGCCGGTTGCGGTGCCGCTCGACGGCGACCCAGAGGCGGCCAGGCTGCTGCCGTTCGTCACCCGAGTCGTCCTGCTCGATGACTGAGGCCACCATCACCCCGGCCCCGTCCGCCGCGGACCTCGACCGGGTGACCGTCCTCGGTGAGGGCCGCCTGCACGCGGCGATCAGCGCGGCACTCGCCTCCACCACCGGACACGGAGGCGGCGCGATCGTCGTCGCGAGCGACGCCGACGACGTGCGGCCGTACCCCGGGGTGGCGCGGCGGGCGGCCGGGCGGGGCGTGCCGTGGCTGCCGGTGCGGGTCGAGGCCGGGTGGGCGCTGGTGGGTCCCGCCGTCCGCCCGTCCCGTCCCGGCTGCCCGACGTGCGTGGCGCGCCGGCGCGCGGGCAACCGCCCGGACGCGCAGGCCCGTGACGCGCTGCGCGCGAAGTGGGCCGGGGACCTCGACTCGCGGCCGACCATCCTGCTCACCCCGCTCGTCTCGCGTACGGTCGCCGCGCTGGTCGCCGACGAGGTGCACCGGCTGCGGCACGACCCCGGCTCCGCCAGGACCGCCGGCGCGCTGCTGAAGATCCGCCTGCCCACCGCCGCGGTACGCCGCCACGCGTTCCTGCCCGACCCGCTCTGCCCCGACTGCGGCACCCGCCAGGACGACGGCCCGCACGCAGGCCGGTACGTCCCGCGCCCGGCGCCCAAACCGGACCCCTGGACGTTCCGGGTCGGCACGATCACCGGCCGGGAGGTGGAGCTGGAGCAGCGGTTCGTGGACGCGGAGACCGGCATCGTGCAGGCCCTGGTCGCGCAGGAGCGCGGCGGCGGCCCGATGGCGGTCGCCCGGCTCAGCCCCGCCCGCACCGAACACGAGAGCCACCACGGCTACGGCCGCAGCGACGACTTCGCCTCGGCCCGCGCCACCGCCGTCGCCGAGGCCCTGGAGCGCATCGCCGGCATCCACCCGCGCGGCCGCCGGACCACCGTCCGCGCCGCGTACGCGGACATCGCCGACCACGCCCTCGACCCGCGCACGCTGGGCCTCTACCCCGACGACTGGTACGACCAGCCCGGCTTCCTGTTCACCCGCTTCGCCCCGGAACGCCCCACGACGTGGGTGTGGGCGTACTCGTTCGGCCGCGACGCCCCCGTGCTGGTGCCGGAGAGCTACGCCTTCTTCGGCCCCCGCCCCCGGGACGACCTCGGCTTCGCCTACGAGTGCTCCAACGGCTGCGCCCTGGGCGGCCACCCGGCGGAGGCGATCCTGTACGGCCTGCTGGAGGTGGCCGAGCGGGACGCGGCCCTGGCCACCTGGTACGCCCGCCTGCCCGTCCCGCGCGTGGACCTCGGCTCGGCGGCCGACCGCCGCATCCCGATGCTCGCCCAGCGGGTGCGCGACCGGCTCGGCTACGACGTGCACGCGTTCGCCGCGCTGCTGGAGCAGCGGGTGCCGGTGTTCTGGGTGATGGCCGTCGACGCCCTGGACCGGCCGGACCGGCCGCGCGCGCTGTGCGGCTCCGCCTCGCACCTCGATCCGGAACGCGCGCTGCGCCGGGCCCTGGAGGACCTCGGCCCCATGCTGGCCAGCCACCTCGAACGTTACGACCCGGCGTTCTCGGCCCGGCTCGTGGCGGACTCCGACCAGGTACGGCTGCTGGAGCACCATCCCCTGACCTACGCCCACCCGGACGCGTTCGGCAGGCTGGGCTTCCTGCCGCTGGAGGGGCCCGCGCTGACCCTGCCCGAGGTGGCGGCCCGGGCGGCGTGGCCGCAGCACGACGACCTCCGGGCGGACGTGGCCGAGCTGGCGGGCCGCTACCTGGCCGGCGGGCTCGACGTCATCGCCGTCGACATCACCTCGCCCGAGGCTCGGGCGTGCGGCATGCACGCCGCGAAGGTCATCGTGCCGGGGACGGTGTCCATGACGTTCGGCCACCGCTACCGGCGCGTGCACGGCCTGCCCCGGCTGCCGGGCCTGCCCAGGGTCCTCGGCCACCGCGACCGCGACCTGCGGTCCGAGGAGCTGAACCCGTACCCGCACCCGTTCCCCTGACCGGTCCCCGCCGAAGGAAGGAGGCAGACCCCGGCATGCACACGACCCCGGCGACGAGCGCGCCCGGCCCGGCCACCAGCACACTCGGCACGGCCACGAGCGCTCCCGGCACGGCGACGAGCCGCTACCTGGCCGCCATGCGGGACCGCGGCCCGCTGTCCATCGACTGGGCGGCGGCGCCGACCCGGCACAAGCGCTACCCCGGCGCCGGACGCGTGCGGCTGCCCTGGACCGCCGACCGGCACCACCCCCTCGGCCTGCTCGGCGAGCTGCTGCGGGATCTGCTCGGCATGACCAGGATCGTGTGGTCCCACCACCTCGACGACGGCGGCGAGCCTTCCGGGCGCCCTCCCATGCTGCTCACCGGCCGTCCCGCACCGTCGGGCGGCGGGCTCTACCCGATCGAGGCGTACGTGGCCGCCGGCGACGTGCTCTCGCCCGGCGACGCCGCGCTCCTCCCCGAAGGCGAGTCGCTCTCGCCCATCGGCGAGCCGCACCTGCCCGCCGGCCTGTACCACTACGATCCGGTGCACCACGTGCTGGAACGCCTCCGTGACGGCGACCACGTCCCGGCCCTGACAGGACTGCTCGCGGACAGCTCCCCGGCGGACCTGGTGATCGTCCTGCCCGCGGTGTTCTGGCGGTCGATGTTCAAGTACGGCGACTTCGGCTACCGCCTGATCTGCCAGGAGACCGGCGTGCTCATCGCCCAGGCGCTGGCCGTGGGCGGGCGGCTGGGCCTGGCCACCCGGGCCCACCTGCGGTTCCCGGACGGCGAGATGGACCGGCTG
This window encodes:
- a CDS encoding TOMM precursor leader peptide-binding protein, whose product is MTEATITPAPSAADLDRVTVLGEGRLHAAISAALASTTGHGGGAIVVASDADDVRPYPGVARRAAGRGVPWLPVRVEAGWALVGPAVRPSRPGCPTCVARRRAGNRPDAQARDALRAKWAGDLDSRPTILLTPLVSRTVAALVADEVHRLRHDPGSARTAGALLKIRLPTAAVRRHAFLPDPLCPDCGTRQDDGPHAGRYVPRPAPKPDPWTFRVGTITGREVELEQRFVDAETGIVQALVAQERGGGPMAVARLSPARTEHESHHGYGRSDDFASARATAVAEALERIAGIHPRGRRTTVRAAYADIADHALDPRTLGLYPDDWYDQPGFLFTRFAPERPTTWVWAYSFGRDAPVLVPESYAFFGPRPRDDLGFAYECSNGCALGGHPAEAILYGLLEVAERDAALATWYARLPVPRVDLGSAADRRIPMLAQRVRDRLGYDVHAFAALLEQRVPVFWVMAVDALDRPDRPRALCGSASHLDPERALRRALEDLGPMLASHLERYDPAFSARLVADSDQVRLLEHHPLTYAHPDAFGRLGFLPLEGPALTLPEVAARAAWPQHDDLRADVAELAGRYLAGGLDVIAVDITSPEARACGMHAAKVIVPGTVSMTFGHRYRRVHGLPRLPGLPRVLGHRDRDLRSEELNPYPHPFP